The genomic stretch CGGAGTTCGAGCTTGCCGACGCGGGTGATCAGGGTGCGGCCATAATAGCCACTGCGATAGCCCAGACGGCCCTCTGTGCGCTCACCCTTGGATGCTCCAAGGGCTGCGTCCATCTCGGCCTCCAACGTTTGCTGGACAACCGCACGCACGAGTTCCTTCAAAACATCCTGTTCGCCTTCAAGAAGCCCTTTCAGTTCAGACGACGATAGAATAGAATTCTTCCTGACCATGGCAGACTCCTCCCGGAGTTGTGGATTGGTGGTACAACCCACACATGCCATGGTCTTTCTTTTTGCTGAAGATCCCGCACACTACCGGCTTTCTGGCGCACCGCGGTTACATGGACCTGCGGCTGGTCGTCCTGTGCGCGTATCTCGGCAGCATGGCGGGCGATCAGCTGTTTTTCTTTCTCGGCCGCCGGCACGGGCAGCAGTGGCTTGTTCGCCACGAGGGGTGGCGGGCCGGGATCGAGCGCGTCGACCGGCTCATGTCGCGGTACGGATGGGTTGTGCTGCTGGGCTTCCGCTTTGCCTATGGCCTGCGCTCGGTGACCCCGTTCGCCCTGGGCCTGAGCGGGCTGCCGGCCATGAAATTCGCGGTCTTCAATCTTGTCGGGGCCCTGATCTGGGCGGTGGTCGTGGGAGGTGCGGGGTACCTGTTCGGTTCCACGCTGGAACTTTTCATGGACCGGCTGGCCCGCTACGAGCATCTCATGGCCGCCGGAATCCTGGCGGCGGGCGTTGTCATCTGGGCCGGTCGCCGCTGGCTGAACCGGCGGAGAAAGGCCTGAAGCCTGCCGCCGGCTCTCGGTTCCGCCGGCGCCATGATCAGGCCTGACGGCCCTTGGCGATATTCACGATGCGCTGAATCTGCCGGCACAGGCCCATGAGCTGGTTGTATTCGTTCAGCCGCGGGTTGACCCGGTTCAGGATGCGCTTGATGGACAGCATGAAGTAGTCGGGGTTCTCGGGCTTGAGGTAGTCGATGTCGATGAGGGTTTCGCGCAGTTCGGAGAAGAGGATCTCGCGCTCCTCGTGGTTGATGTAGCGGTCCTTGGGTTGGCCCGCGATCTTGAAGGGTTTGGTCAGCGACTTCTTGAAGCACTCGTAGAGCACGACCATGACGGCCTGGCTCAGGTTCAGGGACGTCAGGCTGTCGGTGGTGGGGATGGTCAGGAGGTGGTTGCACAGCTCCGTCTCGTCGTTGGTCAGGCCCTTGTCCTCGGGGCCGAAGACGATGGCCACGGAGCCGCCGGTGTTGCGCTGCTCGATGATCTGCGGCGCGGCCTCCTCGGGCGTCTGGATGGACTTGCGCCAGCCGCCCGTGCGGGCCGTGGTCCCGTAGGAGAAGGAGTAGGGCGCCAGGGCCTCGGCCAGGGTGGCGTGGATGCGCACGTTGTCCAGCAGGTGCCGGGCGTGGTGCGTGGCCAGGGGCAGGGCCTTGTCGATGTTCCAGTTCCACGGGTCCACGAGCACGATCTGGCCGCAGCCCATGTTCTTGCAGGCCCTGGCCACGGACCCGATGTTCTCGGGGTACTTGGGCCGGAAGAGGATGACGTCGATGTTCTCGAGCACGGCCGTCCCCTAGACGTTGAACAGGAAGTGGACCACGTCGCCGTCCTTCAGGACGTACTCCTTGCCTTCCACCCGCAGCACCCCGGCGGCGCGGCATTTGGCCTCGGTGCCGTGCTTGACGTAGTCGTCGAAGGCGATGACCTCGGCCCGGATGAAGCCGCGCTCGAAGTCCGTGTGGATGACACCCGCGCCCTGGGGGGCCTTGGTGCCCTGGCGGATGGTCCAGGCGCGCACTTCCTTGGGGCCGGCCGTGAAGTAGGAGCACAGGCCGAGCATCTCGTAGCCCGTGCGGATGACGAGATCGAGGCCCGACTCGGTCACGCCGTAGGACGCCAGGAACTCCTGGGCCTCCTCGGGCGAGAGGCCAACCAGCTCCTCCTCGATGCGGGCCGAGATCTTCACGGCGCGGGAGCCGCGGGCTTCGGCCAGGGCGCGCACCTGGCGCACGTAGTCGTTGTCCTCGGCCAGCCCTTCCTCGTCCACGTTCATGCCGTAGATGACGGGCTTGAAGGTGATGAGCAGGAGATCCTTGCGCAGTTCCTGGCCCAGGTCGCTCTTCAGCTCTTCGAGTTCGCAGGCCGGCCTGCCCGCGTTCAGATGCGTGATGAGCTTCTGCAGCAGTTCCAGCTGCACGCCCAGCTTCTTGTCGCCCTTGAGCTGCTTGGACAGGCGGTCGGCCTTGCGCTCGGCAGCCTGCAGGTCGGCCAGGATGAGCTCGGTGTCGATGATGTCGATGTCGCGGATGGGGTCGACCGAGCCGCTGACGTGGATGACGTCGTCGTTCTCGAAGCAGCGCACCACGTGCAGGATGGCGTCGCACTCGCGGATGTTGGCCAGGAACTGGTTACCCAGGCCCTCGCCCTGGCTCGCGCCCTTGACCAGCCCGGCGATGTCGATGAAGTCCACCGTGGCCTGGATGACCTTCTGGGAGGCGGCCAGTTCCTGCAGCTTGGCCAGGCGCGGGTCGGGCACCGGGACCACGGCCTTGTTGGGCTCGATGGTGCAGAAGGGGTAGTTGGCGCTCTCGGCGTTCTGTGCCTTGGTCAGCGCGTTGAAGAGGGTGGACTTGCCCACGTTGGGCAGACCCACGATGCCGATGCTCAGTCCCATGATATCTCCTTCATTCCCTTGCCCGTCGGCAGTCATTCAGCGTGGTCCCGGCATGCGCCGGGAGGCGCGTCGCCCTGCGAGGCGGACCCGGATGGCGGCCTGTGTCTGGATGGAGGGAATGGTTTCGTGCGAATTGCCTCTCGCCCGTCCCCGGGCGTGAGGTGGCGAAGCCATAATATGATCGTTCCGACGACGCAAGGCGAGATATGGCGTGGGAAATGGTACGGCACCGTCCCGCCGGCATTCGCGGAGCATCCGTGGCATGGCGCGAAAGTGCAAAGAATGCTGGCCGATTTTGAGGCAAAGTGTGAAAAATCGTTACCACTTCCACGAGATCGCCGCCTTGGACCGCGCGGAAGAGAATTTGAGCTTTCCTCCGAACGGGTATAAGCGGCCCCTATCACAACTTGCGAGGGGGATTTTCATGAACGAATGCCGCATCAACCCGTGCTGCCAGGACCTGAGTTCCTTCAAGGTCATGGATGTGCTGGAGCGGGCCTGCGCCCTGGAGAGCCAGGGACGGGACATCGTGCACCTGCAGATCGGCGAGCCGGACTTCGACACGCCCGAGTGCGTCAAGGACGCCGCCTGCAAGGCCATCCGCGACGGCCGCTGCCAGTACACCCATTCCCTGGGCATCATCGAGCTGCGCGAGGCCGTCTGCGCCCACTACCACGCCAAGTACGGCGTGGACGTCCATCCCGACCAGGTCCTTGTGACCTCGGGCACGTCGCCGTCCATGCTGCTGGTCTTTTCGCTCCTCTGCCGGCCCGGCGAACGGGTCCTGCTGTCGGATCCGAGCTATGCCTGCTACCCCAATTTCATTCGCTTCACCGGCGCCGTGCCGGACTTCGTGCCCGTGCGCGAGGCCGACGGCTTCCAGTTCCGCGTCGATCAGGTCAAGGCCCGCATGGGTGAGGACGTGCGCGGCATCCTGGTCAACTCCCCGTCCAACCCCACGGGAACGCTGGTCAGCCCCGAGGTCTATTGCGGACTGGCCGAGCTTGGCGTGCCGCTTTTCTCCGACGAGATCTACCACGGCCTGGTCTACGAGGGGCAGGAGCACACGGCCCTGGAATTCACGGACAACTGCTTCGTCTTCAACGGCTTCTCCAAGCTCTACGCCATGACCGGCTGGCGCCT from Desulfomicrobium escambiense DSM 10707 encodes the following:
- a CDS encoding RNA methyltransferase gives rise to the protein MLENIDVILFRPKYPENIGSVARACKNMGCGQIVLVDPWNWNIDKALPLATHHARHLLDNVRIHATLAEALAPYSFSYGTTARTGGWRKSIQTPEEAAPQIIEQRNTGGSVAIVFGPEDKGLTNDETELCNHLLTIPTTDSLTSLNLSQAVMVVLYECFKKSLTKPFKIAGQPKDRYINHEEREILFSELRETLIDIDYLKPENPDYFMLSIKRILNRVNPRLNEYNQLMGLCRQIQRIVNIAKGRQA
- a CDS encoding DedA family protein, producing MPWSFFLLKIPHTTGFLAHRGYMDLRLVVLCAYLGSMAGDQLFFFLGRRHGQQWLVRHEGWRAGIERVDRLMSRYGWVVLLGFRFAYGLRSVTPFALGLSGLPAMKFAVFNLVGALIWAVVVGGAGYLFGSTLELFMDRLARYEHLMAAGILAAGVVIWAGRRWLNRRRKA
- the ychF gene encoding redox-regulated ATPase YchF codes for the protein MGLSIGIVGLPNVGKSTLFNALTKAQNAESANYPFCTIEPNKAVVPVPDPRLAKLQELAASQKVIQATVDFIDIAGLVKGASQGEGLGNQFLANIRECDAILHVVRCFENDDVIHVSGSVDPIRDIDIIDTELILADLQAAERKADRLSKQLKGDKKLGVQLELLQKLITHLNAGRPACELEELKSDLGQELRKDLLLITFKPVIYGMNVDEEGLAEDNDYVRQVRALAEARGSRAVKISARIEEELVGLSPEEAQEFLASYGVTESGLDLVIRTGYEMLGLCSYFTAGPKEVRAWTIRQGTKAPQGAGVIHTDFERGFIRAEVIAFDDYVKHGTEAKCRAAGVLRVEGKEYVLKDGDVVHFLFNV
- a CDS encoding transposase; the encoded protein is MVRKNSILSSSELKGLLEGEQDVLKELVRAVVQQTLEAEMDAALGASKGERTEGRLGYRSGYYGRTLITRVGKLELR
- a CDS encoding pyridoxal phosphate-dependent aminotransferase, with protein sequence MNECRINPCCQDLSSFKVMDVLERACALESQGRDIVHLQIGEPDFDTPECVKDAACKAIRDGRCQYTHSLGIIELREAVCAHYHAKYGVDVHPDQVLVTSGTSPSMLLVFSLLCRPGERVLLSDPSYACYPNFIRFTGAVPDFVPVREADGFQFRVDQVKARMGEDVRGILVNSPSNPTGTLVSPEVYCGLAELGVPLFSDEIYHGLVYEGQEHTALEFTDNCFVFNGFSKLYAMTGWRLGYVIAPKAYMKRLQTMQQNFFLCTSSIAQWAGVAALTQADADVARMKAVYDQRRRYMIGRLRELDFGIEVEPTGAFYVFANAKKFTNDSMQFTFDLLEKAGVGVAPGVDFGPGGEGYIRFSYANSIENIEEGMRRLEKYLGGLK